Proteins from one Triticum aestivum cultivar Chinese Spring chromosome 7A, IWGSC CS RefSeq v2.1, whole genome shotgun sequence genomic window:
- the LOC123152742 gene encoding 3-ketoacyl-CoA synthase 5-like — protein MVLLQDNLFFIWHDASGNIRLFLIFLCIATMTTLLYLMSRSRTVYIVDYACFRPDSNYRISKAAWIENIHHSRSCDDSGHLRFLTRISERSGLGDETYLLACHHHIPPYYCLSEARAEAELSIFTTIDDLLVKTSINLNAIAILIVNCSIFSPTPSLADMIMRRYKLRDNICNVQLSGMGCSAGLIAMGLAKDLLQNFPSSAHALVVSTEILTGTYYTGRKREMQLTNMLFRMGGSAVLLSTSSDKARFEVANVVRNCTSSQDNAYRCVSYEEDDEGILGLNLSKDLVDVAGKALGANITTVGPLILPLSVKIAFLLSFISRKVLSGTMKPYVPDFRKAFEHMCVHAGGRAVIDAVQRSLGLLDEHVEPSRMTLHKFGNTSSSSVWYELAYSEAKGRMRKGDRVWMIGFGSGYKCNSAVLKCTQPAKSADKAWQDCINRYPIDVPKEV, from the coding sequence ATGGTACTACTCCAAGACAATCTATTTTTCATTTGGCATGATGCTTCCGGAAACATCCGCCTCTTCTTAATTTTTCTGTGCATAGCTACTATGACCACACTCCTGTACCTCATGAGCCGTTCACGCACAGTATACATTGTTGATTATGCGTGTTTCCGGCCTGACTCGAACTACCGCATCAGCAAGGCCGCATGGATTGAGAACATTCACCATTCTCGGTCCTGCGACGACAGCGGCCATCTGCGCTTCTTGACCCGTATTTCTGAACGGTCAGGCCTTGGTGATGAGACCTACCTCCTGGCTTGCCATCATCATATCCCACCATATTACTGTTTAAGTGAAGCCCGTGCTGAAGCGGAGTTGTCCATCTTCACGACCATAGATGACCTTCTCGTGAAGACGTCTATCAACCTTAATGCAATCGCCATACTCATCGTGAACTGCAGCATCTTCAGCCCAACTCCGTCCCTCGCTGATATGATCATGAGAAGATATAAGCTTCGAGATAATATTTGCAACGTGCAACTGTCTGGGATGGGCTGCAGCGCAGGGCTAATCGCCATGGGTCTTGCGAAGGACCTTCTGCAGAACTTTCCCTCTAGCGCGCATGCGCTGGTTGTGTCCACAGAGATCTTGACTGGGACCTACTACACTGGGAGGAAGCGCGAAATGCAGCTGACCAACATGTTATTCCGCATGGGTGGCTCGGCGGTGCTCCTCTCAACATCGAGTGACAAAGCTCGTTTTGAGGTGGCGAACGTAGTTCGGAATTGTACCAGCTCCCAGGACAATGCATACCGATGTGTATCTTATGAGGAAGATGACGAGGGAATTCTTGGTCTCAATTTATCCAAGGACCTTGTGGATGTCGCTGGCAAGGCTCTCGGGGCTAACATCACCACGGTTGGACCGCTTATTCTCCCATTGTCAGTCAAGATTGCATTTTTGCTCTCGTTCATCTCACGAAAGGTGCTAAGTGGAACCATGAAGCCATATGTGCCTGATTTCCGCAAAGCTTTCGAGCATATGTGCGTACATGCAGGTGGTCGAGCGGTAATCGATGCTGTGCAGCGTAGCCTCGGCCTGCTTGATGAGCATGTTGAGCCATCAAGGATGACACTTCACAAGTTTGGGAACACATCGAGTAGCTCGGTATGGTACGAGCTGGCGTACAGTGAGGCCAAGGGCCGAATGAGGAAAGGGGACCGAGTTTGGATGATTGGATTTGGCTCTGGATACAAGTGTAATAGTGCAGTGTTAAAGTGCACCCAGCCAGCAAAAAGTGCTGATAAGGCATGGCAAGATTGCATCAATCGCTACCCGATAGATGTTCCTAAGGAGGTGTAG